One region of Quercus lobata isolate SW786 chromosome 2, ValleyOak3.0 Primary Assembly, whole genome shotgun sequence genomic DNA includes:
- the LOC115977318 gene encoding peptide-N4-(N-acetyl-beta-glucosaminyl)asparagine amidase A-like produces MASSMLYSVLFLLLHQSLFSTANLFHKKGLFRQELDFSESQHKPLNDTTPTLFFEVTKPIKLPNTKPCSYHILQHDFGYTYDKPPVLANYTPTSHCPSQKFSKIVLQWNATCKGRQFDRIFGVWLGGAELFRSCTAEPRATGIVWNVEKDITRYYSLLMKNQTLAVYLGNLITSTYTGVYHVNITIQFYPAEKNGVSKLGDLVSKYHSPANLIIPFSQNLPLNNGLWFEIENSTDIALREFKIPQNAYRAVLEVYVSFHENDESWYSNLYNEYIEANNITGVAGNGPFREVVVCLDGQVVGAIWPFTVIFTGGVNPLLWRPITGIGSFDLPSYNIEITPFLGKIIDGKSHKFGFSVTNALNVWYIDANLHLWLDSKTTKIDGKILEHVSSPLVVSLVSDFKGLNGTFLSSVSRSVSSTGWVMSSHGNITTNWIQNFSYNNSMLIESNGDLQIVNQTIHFNDSVHAKLPSSSVFSTESHKKFDLYSYYNELDEGNGTSVSSENVTLGFFEKKSKDVGFGFSKCSLENVQNGQGNMAVKNNLVVSGLGSTQQVYKYDGSDFCYFRNVSSSNYTILYDELGNICHKGTRSNSGFRLGNMQTFPA; encoded by the coding sequence ATGGCCTCCTCTATGCTCTACTCTGTCCTTTTCCTCCTCCTTCACCAATCCCTCTTCTCCACAGCCAATCTCTTCCACAAAAAAGGCCTCTTTAGACAAGAGCTAGATTTCTCTGAGTCTCAACACAAACCTCTCAATGACACAACACCAACtctcttctttgaagtaacaaAGCCCATCAAACTCCCCAACACAAAGCCTTGTTCTTATCACATCCTCCAACATGACTTTGGCTACACTTATGACAAGCCACCAGTTCTTGCAAACTACACCCCTACCTCCCACTGCCCATCTCAGAAGTTCTCCAAGATTGTCTTGCAATGGAATGCAACTTGCAAAGGCAGGCAATTTGACAGGATTTTTGGGGTTTGGCTTGGTGGGGCTGAGCTATTTCGTAGCTGCACAGCTGAGCCAAGGGCTACTGGGATTGTTTGGAATGTTGAGAAGGATATTACAAGGTATTATTCATTGCTTATGAAAAATCAAACACTTGCTGTTTATCTTGGTAACCTTATTACTAGTACTTATACTGGTGTGTACCATGTGAATATAACTATTCAGTTTTATCCTGCTGAAAAAAATGGTGTGTCCAAATTGGGTGATTTGGTGTCTAAATACCATTCCCCGGCTAATTTGATCATACCCTTTTCGCAAAACTTACCATTGAATAATGGGTTGTGGTTTGAAATTGAGAACTCCACAGATATTGCACTGAGGGAATTCAAGATTCCACAAAATGCTTATAGAGCTGTGTTGGAGGTCTATGTTtcatttcatgagaatgatgaATCTTGGTATTCGAATTTATACAATGAGTACATTGAGGCGAATAATATTACAGGTGTAGCAGGAAATGGACCTTTTAGGGAGGTTGTGGTTTGTCTTGATGGTCAGGTGGTTGGTGCCATTTGGCCTTTTACTGTCATTTTTACTGGAGGGGTTAATCCCCTCTTATGGAGGCCAATTACTGGTATTGGATCATTCGATCTTCCTTCTTATAATATTGAAATCACACCATTTTTGGGCAAGATAATAGATGGAAAGAGCCATAAGTTTGGGTTTAGTGTGACGAATGCATTAAATGTTTGGTACATTGATGCAAATTTGCATCTTTGGTTGGACAGCAAGACCACAAAAATTGATGGGAAGATTTTGGAGCACGTTAGCTCGCCTCTTGTTGTTTCTTTGGTATCTGATTTCAAGGGCTTAAATGGAACGTTTTTGAGTAGTGTAAGCAGGTCTGTATCCTCCACTGGATGGGTGATGTCCTCCCATGGGAATATCACTACTAATTGGATTCAAAACTTTAGTTACAATAATTCAATGCTGATAGAAAGCAATGGAGATTTGCAGATTGTGAATCAAACCATCCATTTTAATGACAGTGTTCATGCAAAGTTGCCATCATCTTCTGTTTTCTCAACAGAATCCCACAAAAAATTCGACCTTTATTCATACTACAACGAATTAGATGAAGGAAATGGAACTTCTGTATCGAGTGAAAATGTCACTTTgggattttttgaaaagaagTCTAAGGATGTTGGTTTTGGATTCTCAAAGTGCTCTCTTGAAAATGTGCAGAATGGACAGGGCAATATGGCTGTAAAGAACAATTTGGTGGTAAGTGGATTAGGCAGTACACAACAAGTGTACAAATATGATGGCAGCGATTTTTGTTACTTCAGAAATGTAAGCAGCTCGAATTATACCATCCTTTATGATGAACTGGGAAACATATGTCATAAAGGAACAAGGTCTAATTCTGGTTTTAGGTTAGGCAATATGCAGACTTTCCCTGCTTGA